From a region of the Rhinopithecus roxellana isolate Shanxi Qingling chromosome 8, ASM756505v1, whole genome shotgun sequence genome:
- the LINGO3 gene encoding leucine-rich repeat and immunoglobulin-like domain-containing nogo receptor-interacting protein 3: MTCWLCVLSLPLLLLPAAPPPAGGCPARCECTAQTRAVACTRRRLTAVPEGIPAETRLLELSRNRIRCLNPGDLTALPALEELDLSENAIAHVEPGAFANLPRLRVLRLRGNQLKLIPPGVFTRLDNLTLLDLSENKLVILLDYTFQDLHSLRRLEVGDNDLVFISRRAFAGLLALEELTLERCNLTALSGESLGHLRGLGALRLRHLAIAALEDQNFRRLPGLLHLEIDNWPLLEEVAAGSLRGLNLTSLSVTHTNITAVPAAALRHQAHLTCLNLSHNPISTVPRGSFRDLVRLRELHLAGALLAVVEPQAFLGLRQIRLLNLSNNLLSTLEESTFHSVNTLETLRVDGNPLACDCRLLWIVQRRKTLNFDGRLPACATPAEVRGDALRNLPDSVLFEYFVCRKPKIRERRLQRVTATAGEDVRFLCRAEGEPAPTVAWVTPQHRPVTATSAGRARVLPGGTLEIQDARPQDSGTYTCVASNAGGNDTYFATLTVRPEPAANRTPGEAHNETLAALRAPLDLTTILVSTAMGCITFLGVVLFCFVLLFVWSRGRGQHKNNFSVEYSFRKVDGPAAAAGQGGARKFNMKMI; the protein is encoded by the coding sequence ATGACCTGCTGGCTGTGCGTCCTGAGCCTGcccctgctcctgctgcctgcgGCACCGCCCCCGGCTGGAGGCTGCCCGGCCCGCTGCGAGTGCACCGCGCAGACCCGCGCCGTGGCCTGCACGCGCCGCCGCCTGACCGCCGTGCCCGAAGGCATCCCGGCCGAGACGCGCCTGCTGGAGCTCAGCCGCAACCGCATCCGCTGCCTGAACCCGGGCGACCTGACCGCGCTGCCGGCGCTGGAGGAGCTGGACCTGAGCGAGAACGCCATCGCGCACGTGGAGCCCGGCGCCTTCGCCAACCTGCCGCGCCTGCGCGTCCTGCGTCTCCGTGGCAACCAGCTGAAGCTCATCCCGCCGGGGGTCTTCACGCGCCTGGACAACCTCACGTTGCTGGACCTGAGCGAGAACAAGCTGGTCATCCTGCTGGACTACACCTTCCAGGACCTGCACAGCCTGCGCCGGCTGGAGGTGGGCGACAACGACCTGGTGTTCATCTCGCGCCGCGCCTTCGCGGGGCTGCTGGCCCTGGAGGAGCTGACCCTGGAGCGCTGCAACCTCACGGCTCTGTCCGGGGAGTCGCTGGGCCACCTGCGCGGCCTGGGCGCCCTGCGGCTGCGCCACCTGGCCATCGCCGCCCTGGAGGACCAGAACTTCCGCAGGCTGCCCGGGCTGCTGCACCTGGAGATTGACAACTGGCCGCTGCTGGAGGAGGTGGCCGCAGGCAGCCTGCGGGGCCTGAACCTCACGTCGCTGTCAGTCACCCACACCAACATCACTGCCGTGCCGGCCGCCGCGCTGCGGCACCAGGCGCACCTCACCTGCCTCAATCTGTCGCACAACCCCATCAGCACGGTGCCGCGGGGGTCGTTCCGGGACCTAGTCCGCCTGCGCGAGCTGCACCTGGCCGGGGCCCTGCTGGCCGTGGTGGAGCCTCAGGCCTTCCTGGGCCTGCGCCAGATCCGCCTGCTCAATCTCTCCAACAACCTGCTCTCCACGTTGGAGGAGAGCACCTTCCACTCGGTGAACACGCTGGAGACGCTGCGCGTGGACGGGAACCCGCTGGCCTGCGACTGTCGCCTGCTGTGGATCGTGCAGCGTCGCAAGACCCTCAACTTCGACGGGCGGCTGCCGGCCTGCGCCACCCCGGCCGAGGTGCGCGGCGACGCGCTGCGAAACCTGCCGGACTCCGTGCTGTTCGAGTACTTCGTGTGCCGCAAACCCAAGATCCGGGAGCGGCGGCTGCAGCGCGTCACGGCCACCGCGGGCGAAGACGTCCGCTTCCTCTGCCGCGCCGAGGGCGAGCCGGCGCCCACGGTGGCCTGGGTGACCCCCCAGCACCGGCCAGTGACTGCCACCAGCGCGGGCCGGGCGCGCGTGCTCCCCGGGGGGACGCTGGAGATCCAGGACGCGCGGCCGCAGGACAGCGGCACCTACACGTGCGTGGCCAGCAACGCGGGCGGCAACGACACGTACTTCGCCACGCTGACCGTGCGCCCCGAGCCGGCCGCCAACCGGACCCCGGGCGAGGCCCACAACGAGACGCTGGCGGCCCTGCGCGCGCCGCTGGACCTCACCACCATCCTGGTGTCCACCGCCATGGGCTGCATCACCTTCCTGGGCGTGGTCCTCTTCTGCTTCGTGCTGCTGTTCGTGTGGAGCCGCGGCCGCGGGCAGCACAAGAACAACTTCTCGGTGGAGTACTCCTTCCGCAAGGTGGATGGGCCGGCCGCCGCGGCGGGCCAGGGGGGCGCGCGCAAGTTCAACATGAAGATGATCTGA